The Sardina pilchardus chromosome 19, fSarPil1.1, whole genome shotgun sequence genome window below encodes:
- the LOC134066520 gene encoding uncharacterized protein LOC134066520 has translation MCEPHKETNQPRHAGGSRVSTLHMATLGDKASRGSLSKKKTDGYEATFLRHKIRGAGKMAGSSAMSSPTESLEDLLYRKTKRVFDCSVADMRGQRSEQCSAGPSEYVRMPPMIQRSSGAPSVTYSKRTEHTVTQARVVKRKEDSLHSLQVKANKAWVEPAKSSYDSRATTQRADPVSGQQPVRKSSDIIRKEKKGVYYTELSRQVQERSQLMERERRRNTDAERRHNETMQFGIWGKLGGGAPNPAALRRTKFSSSGLMPQDQVPYRGFSGTPFHLRF, from the exons ATGTGTGAGCCACACAAGGAAACCAACCAACCAAGACATGCAGGAG GATCAAGGGTGTCCACGCTGCACATGGCGACGCTGGGAGATAAAGCCAGCAGAGGG TCTCTCTCCAAAAAGAAGACAGATGGTTATGAGGCAACGTTTCTTCGCCATAAGA TAAGGGGAGCAGGAAAGATGGCAGGTTCTTCTGCAATGAGCTCACCTACGGAAAGCCTGGAGGACCTACTGTACCGCAAGACCAAACGTGTTTTTGATTGCTCAGTGGCAGACATGAGAGGGCAACGGTCAG AGCAATGTAGTGCAGGTCCATCGGAATATGTGAGAATGCCCCCTATGATCCAGAGAAGTTCAGGAGCTCCCTCTGTCACTTACTCCAAG AGAACTGAACATACGGTAACACAGGCACGAGTGGTCAAGAGAAAGgaag ACAGCCTGCATTCACTGCAGGTTAAAGCCAACAAAGCATGGGTGGAGCCAGCAAAAAGTAGTTATGACTCTAGAGCTACCACACAG AGAGCAGACCCTGTCAGTGGACAACAGCCAGTCAGGAAGAGTTCAGATATCATCAGAAAG GAAAAGAAGGGTGTTTACTACACAGAGCTGAGCCGACAGGTGCAGGAGAGGAGCcagctgatggagagagagagaagacggaACACAGATGCTGAGCGAAGG CACAATGAGACCATGCAGTTTGGGATATGGGGCAAGCTGGGCGGTGGAGCCCCCAACCCCGCGGCTCTGAGAAGGACCAAGTTCAGCTCCTCAGGGCTCATGCCCCAGGACCAG GTTCCCTACAGAGGCTTTTCTGGAACTCCATTCCATCTGCGGTTCTAA